From the Lathyrus oleraceus cultivar Zhongwan6 chromosome 4, CAAS_Psat_ZW6_1.0, whole genome shotgun sequence genome, one window contains:
- the LOC127073601 gene encoding uncharacterized protein LOC127073601 yields MRFKKGTKVEVLSKAEVPSGSWLCAEIIRGKGHHYTVKYEGFQGDTGEAIVGRVSRKSTRPCPPALELVENWAPGEIVEVYQNFSWKMATVLKVLGKKCISVRLVGSSLEFQVSKFDIRVRQSWQDDKWFVVGKGSASCDNGKRFSAQLLKIDTKTKLSASDYYHPEKKELNNLECHPVSFKTLKRGRHSQVEAYAEPLPKLRAIENEGRCYRARVRNPSTPLNHVQNVGFPRDVPAEECIHAVNNRKTGIVDMDIERRKQNAAVGCSFGQNFELNCADSVICSVGSCSITSGNSYKLQFPVSAGPFGDVDSPYSDAESTCKRGYLERTYSPPTRRELATKIHRLELHAYRCTIEALYASGPLSWEQEALMTNLRLSLNISNDEHLMELRNLISSENSIPFR; encoded by the exons ATGAGATTCAAGAAAGGGACTAAGGTGGAAGTTCTAAGCAAAGCTGAGGTGCCTTCTGGCTCCTGGCTATGTGCAGAGATCATCCGTGGTAAGGGCCACCATTACACTGTTAAGTATGAGGGATTTCAAGGTGATACTGGTGAGGCAATCGTGGGGCGAGTTTCAAGGAAATCCACAAGACCATGTCCGCCTGCACTTGAGCTCGTGGAGAACTGGGCTCCAGGTGAAATTGTAGAAGTGTATCAGAATTTTTCTTGGAAGATGGCCACTGTTTTGAAGGTTTTGGGGAAAAAGTGCATTTCTGTTAGGTTAGTTGGATCTTCTTTGGAATTCCAAGTTAGCAAATTTGACATCCGGGTGAGACAGTCCTGGCAAGATGACAAGTGGTTTGTGGTTGGAAAG GGCTCGGCTAGCTGTGATAATGGAAAGCGTTTTAGTGCGCAACTTCTGAAGATAGATACAAAGACAAAACTGTCAGCTTCTGATTACTATCATCCTGAAAAGAAAGAACTGAATAATCTGGAATGCCACCCTGTTTCTTTTAAAACATTGAAACGAGGACGCCATTCACAAGTTGAGGCATATGCTGAACCTCTGCCTAAATTAAGGGCAATTGAGAATGAAGGCAGATGTTACAGAGCAAGAGTTAGAAACCCATCCACCCCACTTAATCATGTACAAAATGTCGGTTTTCCAAGAGACGTGCCAGCTGAAGAATGTATACATGCTGTAAACAACAGGAAAACTGGGATTGTTGATATGGACATAGAGAGGAGGAAACAAAATGCTGCTGTGGGTTGTTCATTTGGACAGAACTTTGAATTAAACTGTGCTGATAGTGTTATATGCTCTGTTGGTAGCTGTAGTATCACCAGCGGGAATTCCTATAAATTGCAATTTCCTGTATCTGCAGGCCCATTTGGAGATGTAGACAGTCCATACAGCGATGCTGAATCTACCTGCAAGAGGGGATATCTTGAAAGGACTTATTCCCCTCCCACACGAAGAGAATTGGCCACAAAAATTCATAGGTTAGAGTTGCATGCCTATCGTTGTACAATTGAGGCATTGTATGCATCTGGACCTTTAAGTTGGGAGCAAGAAGCATTAATGACAAACCTCCGTCTTTCACTCAACATATCAAACGATGAACACTTAATGGAGCTAAGAAACTTGATATCTTCTGAAAATAGTATTCCTTTCAGATGA